One Sulfurimonas sp. C5 genomic region harbors:
- a CDS encoding patatin-like phospholipase family protein — MAREIKEIVLALSGGGARGAYHLGVLHYLDEHNIKVKAICATSIGSIVATSYAAGISPKQQLEILKSKEVKKLFKFNWFKTSVFNIDTNAAILKKLVPLTDMSQLSIPVYITAVDLDEAQERVFNKGDIYQLCQASSALIPFFQPVKIEEKTYIDGGVFNHIPIAPLINCKVPILGVNLHPFVKNVNPLSLFSYLKRSITSTMQKNTQKAKELCDYFIESPKITDYSIFSLKNFDALFELGYQEAKKTLFSEN, encoded by the coding sequence TTGGCACGAGAGATAAAAGAGATAGTATTGGCACTTTCAGGCGGAGGTGCTCGCGGGGCGTATCATTTAGGTGTGTTACATTATCTTGATGAACACAATATTAAAGTAAAAGCGATCTGTGCAACTTCGATCGGTTCAATCGTCGCAACCAGTTATGCAGCGGGTATATCTCCAAAACAGCAACTGGAGATTTTAAAGTCCAAAGAGGTGAAAAAACTTTTTAAATTCAACTGGTTTAAAACTTCTGTTTTTAACATCGATACAAATGCTGCTATACTTAAAAAACTTGTTCCGTTGACTGATATGTCTCAACTAAGCATTCCTGTTTATATCACTGCCGTTGATCTAGACGAAGCACAAGAGAGAGTTTTTAATAAAGGGGATATATATCAGCTTTGTCAAGCATCCTCGGCACTTATACCTTTTTTTCAACCTGTTAAAATTGAGGAAAAAACTTACATTGACGGCGGCGTTTTTAATCACATTCCGATTGCACCGCTTATTAACTGTAAAGTACCTATTCTAGGCGTCAATCTTCATCCATTTGTAAAAAATGTAAACCCTTTGAGTCTTTTTTCTTATTTAAAAAGATCTATAACCTCTACTATGCAGAAAAATACGCAAAAAGCAAAAGAGTTATGCGATTATTTTATAGAATCACCGAAGATTACAGATTATTCTATTTTTTCGCTAAAAAATTTTGATGCCTTATTTGAACTTGGATACCAAGAAGCGAAGAAAACATTATTCAGTGAGAATTGA
- a CDS encoding FtsX-like permease family protein, with amino-acid sequence MFNVVLQLAWKNSFARISRTFLLIVMIAVSMSMMLSIQGLYDGMSENMIDKNRRIYSGDVSFYAKEYLTDKEIKKNIQDSQLLEELQETQGVEKIVTRVDTEGLLSTARKSAFITLVGIDLEKEKEFGRFGEFLKQGELKTQRNSALIGIELAKKLKVKLGSKVVFSTQDINGEIVSVAYKISGIVQTTNIAYDSRAIFVDKRKIQKLLGLHANQVTQIAVMASNEQVVKQLQTRYKQYDVKSFLDLLPMMKQMQDIMQIFNSITFAIVMAVVFVGIFGVMYVSVLDRIREFGIMLSVGYYYKYVCLQIVLEALIVGILGYIFGSILGVGLLLYLQMVGLDFSAFSDALEMWGYESMIYGTIKLHYFTSTFVAIMVASILSIIIPLIKIKKLNPVDVIKVEK; translated from the coding sequence ATGTTTAATGTAGTATTACAGCTTGCCTGGAAAAACTCTTTTGCAAGAATATCTCGTACATTCTTACTTATTGTAATGATAGCAGTGAGTATGAGTATGATGCTTTCAATTCAAGGTCTATATGACGGAATGTCTGAAAACATGATCGATAAAAACAGACGTATATATAGCGGTGATGTGAGCTTTTATGCAAAAGAGTATCTGACCGATAAAGAGATAAAGAAAAATATACAAGATTCCCAACTCCTTGAAGAGTTGCAAGAGACACAAGGGGTTGAGAAGATAGTTACACGTGTAGATACCGAAGGACTCCTTTCAACTGCAAGAAAATCTGCTTTTATAACGCTGGTAGGGATAGACCTGGAAAAAGAAAAAGAGTTTGGAAGGTTTGGAGAGTTTTTAAAACAAGGGGAATTAAAAACACAGAGAAATTCGGCACTCATTGGGATAGAACTTGCAAAAAAACTCAAAGTAAAACTGGGTTCAAAAGTTGTTTTCTCCACACAAGATATAAACGGAGAGATAGTTTCCGTTGCTTATAAGATCAGCGGTATTGTACAAACAACAAACATAGCTTACGATTCACGTGCTATTTTTGTCGATAAAAGAAAGATACAAAAGCTTTTAGGCTTACATGCAAATCAAGTAACACAGATAGCTGTAATGGCATCAAATGAACAGGTTGTAAAACAATTACAGACAAGATATAAACAATATGACGTTAAAAGCTTTTTAGATCTGTTACCTATGATGAAACAAATGCAGGACATTATGCAGATTTTTAACTCTATTACTTTTGCCATAGTAATGGCTGTTGTTTTTGTAGGGATTTTTGGAGTAATGTATGTCTCTGTTTTAGATCGTATAAGAGAGTTTGGAATTATGCTGAGTGTAGGTTATTATTACAAGTATGTATGTTTACAGATCGTTTTAGAAGCTTTGATAGTCGGTATTTTAGGTTATATTTTTGGTAGCATACTTGGAGTTGGATTATTATTATACCTTCAAATGGTGGGGCTTGACTTTAGTGCTTTTTCAGATGCTTTGGAGATGTGGGGATATGAGTCAATGATATACGGGACTATAAAACTCCATTACTTTACAAGTACGTTCGTAGCAATTATGGTCGCATCAATATTAAGTATTATAATCCCGCTGATAAAGATCAAGAAATTAAATCCTGTCGATGTTATAAAGGTTGAAAAATGA
- a CDS encoding ABC transporter ATP-binding protein, with translation MIRIENLHKYFYKDEPREVHALDNINITIKDGEFTLLSGPSGCGKSTLLNLIGALDDVDEGKIYFDSDEVSSLNEEQKTTLRLEHIGFVFQAYNLIPVLNVRENIAFIMRLRGFENEFIVQRVQELAKILDIEDKLDALPNNLSGGEQQRVAVARAVASKPKVILADEPTANLDSKNSQILIDMMRSLNEKEGVTIIFASHDEMVRENVRRVIHMYDGEIVDE, from the coding sequence ATGATACGTATAGAAAATTTGCATAAATATTTTTATAAAGATGAACCTAGAGAAGTACATGCTTTAGATAATATCAATATAACTATCAAAGATGGAGAGTTCACACTTTTAAGCGGACCTTCCGGTTGCGGGAAATCAACTTTACTTAATCTTATCGGTGCACTGGATGATGTGGATGAAGGAAAGATCTATTTTGACAGTGATGAGGTAAGTTCTCTTAATGAAGAGCAAAAAACAACTCTTAGACTTGAACATATCGGTTTTGTTTTTCAGGCATATAATCTCATTCCTGTTTTAAATGTACGTGAAAATATTGCCTTTATTATGCGTTTAAGAGGTTTTGAAAATGAGTTTATAGTTCAGAGAGTTCAGGAATTGGCAAAAATACTGGATATTGAAGATAAGCTTGATGCTTTGCCGAACAATCTCAGTGGCGGAGAACAGCAACGCGTAGCAGTTGCACGTGCAGTTGCCAGTAAACCGAAAGTTATTTTGGCAGACGAGCCTACTGCAAATTTGGATTCTAAAAACTCTCAAATACTTATAGATATGATGCGTTCTTTAAATGAAAAAGAGGGTGTGACTATTATCTTCGCTTCACACGATGAGATGGTAAGAGAAAACGTAAGGCGAGTAATTCATATGTATGATGGCGAAATAGTTGATGAGTAA
- a CDS encoding outer membrane lipoprotein-sorting protein — MKTLLLISLFYCSLFGSEAEDIIKKLDDNMRGNTIHIELTMKVVSHSHERVIKLENYAEGNKKSFVKITYPPRDEGITFLNLDNNMWQYVPKIERVIKIPPSMMLQKWMGSDISNDDIVKQSSIVEDYTPKILSKKNNITTLELTPKEDAAVVWGKIVLEIDTNTYTSNKDTYYDEDGEIVRYFIYKDVKKYGKYFIPTYWRIEPADKKDQYTEILLDKVAYDIDISQEYFTKSALKRFSR, encoded by the coding sequence ATGAAAACATTACTGCTCATTTCCTTATTTTATTGTTCATTGTTCGGAAGTGAAGCAGAAGATATTATAAAAAAACTCGATGATAATATGCGTGGAAATACGATACATATCGAGTTGACAATGAAAGTAGTCTCCCATTCACACGAAAGGGTTATAAAACTTGAAAATTATGCCGAAGGGAATAAAAAAAGTTTTGTCAAAATAACCTATCCTCCAAGAGATGAAGGGATCACTTTTTTAAATCTCGATAATAATATGTGGCAGTATGTCCCTAAAATTGAAAGGGTTATAAAAATTCCCCCTTCGATGATGCTGCAAAAATGGATGGGAAGCGATATCAGCAATGACGATATAGTAAAACAAAGCTCGATCGTGGAAGACTATACTCCTAAAATTCTTTCCAAAAAAAACAATATAACAACTTTAGAACTCACACCTAAAGAGGATGCAGCAGTAGTGTGGGGGAAAATAGTTTTAGAGATAGATACGAACACATATACATCAAATAAAGATACTTACTATGATGAAGATGGAGAAATTGTCCGTTACTTCATCTATAAAGATGTAAAAAAATATGGAAAATATTTTATTCCTACTTATTGGCGGATTGAACCTGCCGATAAAAAAGATCAATATACGGAGATTCTTTTAGACAAGGTTGCATACGATATTGATATCTCGCAAGAATACTTTACAAAAAGTGCACTTAAGAGATTTTCTAGATAA
- the glnA gene encoding type I glutamate--ammonia ligase, whose translation MGKFVNSVEEFFTFCEENDVQFVDFRFTDIKGAWHHVTYRMSAVSADILNNGLPFDGSSIEAWQPINKSDMLLKPDVPTAFLDPFTADPTIIVFCDVYDIYKGQAYEKCPRSMAKAALAHADSLGIADAAYFGPENEFFIFDDVRFIDNINEAGYKIDTEEGEWNSHTAYEDMYNTAHRPGTKGGYFPVAPTDSMVDLRAEMMQILEQVGLEVVLGHHEVAQGQGEIGVVFSDIIGAADNVQKYKYVVKMVAHLNGKTATFMPKPLFGDNGNGMHVHQSLWKDGKNLFYKEGGYGNLSEMALHYAGGIFKHAKAVAALTNPSTNSYKRLLPGFEAPSILTYSSQNRSAACRIPYGAGEKATRIEMRFPDSSACPYLAFAAMMMAGLDGIANKTIPTGPMDIDLFELSLDEIREKGIVQMPHTLREAVEGLIADNDFLKPVFTQEFIDTFQHYQFERQIWPDEGRPTAYEFKTTYQC comes from the coding sequence ATGGGAAAATTCGTTAATAGTGTAGAAGAGTTTTTCACATTTTGTGAAGAAAATGACGTTCAGTTTGTAGACTTCAGATTTACAGACATTAAAGGTGCATGGCACCACGTAACTTACAGAATGAGTGCTGTAAGTGCTGATATTTTAAATAATGGTCTTCCGTTTGACGGTTCATCAATCGAAGCTTGGCAGCCAATCAACAAATCTGATATGCTTTTAAAACCAGATGTTCCAACTGCTTTCTTAGACCCTTTTACTGCAGATCCGACTATCATCGTATTCTGTGATGTTTATGACATTTACAAAGGTCAAGCATATGAAAAATGTCCACGTTCAATGGCAAAAGCGGCACTTGCTCATGCTGATTCTTTAGGAATTGCTGATGCTGCATACTTTGGTCCAGAAAATGAATTTTTCATTTTTGACGATGTACGTTTCATCGATAATATAAATGAAGCTGGTTACAAAATCGATACTGAAGAGGGTGAATGGAACTCTCACACTGCATATGAAGATATGTACAATACAGCTCACCGTCCAGGTACAAAAGGTGGTTATTTCCCAGTAGCTCCAACTGATTCAATGGTAGATTTACGTGCTGAGATGATGCAAATATTAGAGCAAGTTGGTTTAGAAGTTGTTCTTGGTCACCACGAAGTTGCTCAAGGTCAAGGTGAAATCGGTGTTGTTTTCTCTGACATTATCGGTGCAGCTGACAACGTTCAAAAATATAAATATGTTGTAAAAATGGTAGCACACCTAAACGGTAAAACTGCTACATTTATGCCAAAACCATTATTTGGTGACAATGGTAACGGTATGCACGTTCACCAATCTTTATGGAAAGACGGTAAAAACTTATTCTACAAAGAAGGTGGTTACGGTAATCTTTCTGAGATGGCTCTTCACTATGCTGGTGGTATCTTTAAACATGCGAAAGCTGTTGCTGCATTAACTAATCCATCAACAAACTCGTACAAAAGACTTTTACCAGGTTTCGAAGCTCCAAGTATCTTAACTTACTCTTCTCAAAACCGTTCAGCTGCTTGTCGTATCCCTTACGGTGCAGGTGAAAAAGCTACTCGTATCGAGATGAGATTCCCGGATTCAAGTGCATGTCCATACTTAGCATTCGCTGCTATGATGATGGCTGGTCTTGACGGTATCGCAAACAAAACTATTCCAACTGGTCCAATGGATATCGATTTATTCGAACTTTCATTAGATGAAATTCGTGAAAAAGGTATCGTTCAAATGCCACACACTTTACGTGAAGCAGTTGAAGGTCTTATCGCAGATAATGACTTCCTTAAACCAGTATTTACTCAAGAGTTTATCGATACATTCCAACACTACCAATTCGAGCGCCAAATTTGGCCAGATGAAGGTCGTCCAACAGCATACGAGTTCAAAACAACTTACCAATGCTAG
- a CDS encoding FtsX-like permease family protein: protein MFTLALKNILYYKSRSITTFILTLLSTLLFIVYVSMMDGSHNSMLKNSLKIYTSAIQVYKIGYRDEGGYDYFLEDVQKLKNKIITIQGVKDIAARYETFGLLSYKNNSSASLIVGIEPEAEVKISELKSALIKGEYLSDESGKCAYMGVDLVKKLSLKLGDEFSFIGSDSEGGFAADIFKLCGVFKTGMGEFDGGATFISKKYLDTLLYSQNKASYIVVNVDKLEDVDPINQEIEKRLSDKTLESVTWKTLMKTMVEAMEVDSIFGYISLALFMIVIFFVIMIYGFINVSARIKEIGVLRSIGLSRKKVFQLLWYEILILTALALLIAVPIGAYICYYYSVHPIVIEGIAEMYKDYGVISDEIPFDFNLFTIAWNTVVIFILNCLSILYPYIYVNLFTPIEASHHV, encoded by the coding sequence ATGTTCACTTTAGCACTGAAAAATATACTTTATTATAAATCCCGTTCAATCACCACTTTTATACTGACACTTCTTTCAACGCTTCTTTTTATTGTTTATGTCTCAATGATGGACGGTTCTCATAACTCTATGCTGAAAAACTCACTCAAAATATATACATCTGCAATACAGGTATATAAAATAGGATACAGGGATGAAGGGGGATATGACTACTTTTTAGAAGATGTACAAAAATTAAAAAATAAGATTATTACGATTCAGGGTGTCAAAGATATCGCAGCTAGATATGAAACTTTCGGACTGCTCTCTTACAAAAACAATTCAAGTGCATCTTTAATTGTAGGGATTGAACCCGAAGCAGAAGTGAAAATAAGTGAGCTTAAATCGGCACTCATTAAAGGTGAGTACCTGTCAGATGAAAGTGGCAAATGTGCATATATGGGTGTTGATCTTGTAAAAAAACTTTCTTTGAAACTAGGAGATGAGTTTTCGTTTATCGGCAGTGACAGTGAAGGTGGATTTGCGGCTGACATTTTTAAGTTATGCGGTGTCTTTAAAACGGGAATGGGTGAATTTGACGGAGGTGCTACATTTATTTCAAAAAAATATTTAGATACATTACTGTATTCGCAGAATAAAGCTTCCTATATAGTTGTTAACGTAGATAAGCTTGAAGATGTTGACCCTATAAACCAAGAGATAGAAAAGAGACTTTCCGATAAGACCTTAGAATCTGTAACGTGGAAAACTTTAATGAAGACGATGGTTGAAGCGATGGAGGTTGACTCGATTTTCGGTTATATTTCACTGGCACTTTTTATGATCGTGATCTTTTTTGTGATTATGATCTACGGTTTTATTAATGTCAGTGCAAGAATCAAAGAGATAGGTGTTCTACGCTCAATCGGGCTCTCAAGAAAAAAAGTGTTTCAATTACTTTGGTATGAGATACTCATCTTAACTGCATTGGCACTTTTAATAGCAGTACCGATAGGGGCATATATATGTTACTACTACTCTGTCCATCCAATTGTTATAGAAGGGATAGCAGAGATGTATAAAGATTACGGGGTTATTTCAGATGAGATACCTTTTGACTTTAATCTTTTTACAATTGCTTGGAATACGGTAGTTATTTTTATATTGAATTGTCTGAGTATTCTTTATCCGTATATCTATGTAAATCTTTTTACTCCTATTGAGGCTAGTCATCATGTTTAA
- a CDS encoding HAMP domain-containing sensor histidine kinase: MKNNPFSKANDIVIKRRKNPKGEYAHLNTTELLDAVKKSAHSTHRADLDILLEIFLDRYNARQDELDQLNKELEQRIKTEVQKSKTYHKRYEQQAKMAAMGEMMDAVAHQWKQPLNALSMMGDLLVSDYESGDLTLESLKEMREDMQAQIDHMVTTLSEFRNFFRPKEKNETFGIKRSSQSVTLLVKDEFLKNNINIKILPDYELLIYGNENEFKHLVLNIINNAKDAFNERNVENREITIDFMKDDKCTYLEIKDNAGGIPEKIIRDIFKPEVTTKPEGKGTGIGLYMSTQIAQKLGGVLSVRNGDNGAIFQLKIPLPL; the protein is encoded by the coding sequence ATGAAAAACAATCCATTTAGTAAAGCAAATGACATTGTTATTAAACGTCGTAAAAACCCTAAGGGTGAATATGCACACTTAAATACGACAGAACTTTTAGATGCTGTAAAAAAAAGTGCCCACTCAACACACAGGGCAGATCTTGACATTCTCCTTGAAATCTTCTTAGATCGTTATAATGCCCGCCAAGATGAACTTGATCAACTTAATAAAGAATTGGAACAAAGAATTAAGACAGAAGTTCAAAAAAGTAAAACTTATCATAAACGTTATGAACAGCAAGCCAAAATGGCAGCCATGGGTGAAATGATGGATGCAGTTGCCCATCAATGGAAACAACCTCTCAATGCTCTTTCAATGATGGGTGATCTTTTGGTTTCAGACTATGAATCCGGAGATCTAACATTAGAGTCTCTTAAAGAGATGCGTGAAGATATGCAAGCACAAATAGATCATATGGTAACTACCCTTTCAGAGTTTAGAAACTTTTTCCGTCCAAAAGAGAAAAATGAAACTTTCGGCATTAAACGTTCAAGTCAAAGTGTAACACTTTTGGTAAAAGATGAGTTTTTAAAAAATAATATCAATATTAAAATCCTTCCTGACTATGAACTTCTCATATACGGTAATGAAAATGAGTTTAAGCACCTTGTTTTAAATATTATCAACAATGCAAAAGATGCTTTCAATGAAAGAAATGTCGAAAACCGTGAAATCACTATAGATTTCATGAAAGACGACAAATGCACATATTTAGAGATCAAAGACAATGCCGGAGGAATTCCGGAAAAGATCATTAGAGATATTTTCAAACCAGAAGTTACAACAAAACCTGAAGGTAAAGGAACTGGTATTGGACTTTACATGAGTACCCAGATTGCACAAAAACTCGGTGGTGTTTTAAGTGTAAGAAACGGTGACAACGGTGCTATATTTCAACTAAAAATTCCCCTTCCCCTATAA
- a CDS encoding UDP-2,3-diacylglucosamine diphosphatase — protein sequence MKYKSIFVSDIHLGTRFSQADQFLDFLKNTESENLFLVGDIIDGWAIRRKFKWHQTHSDVIQKILRKARKGTQVFFITGNHDEFLRPFSPILMGENLKIITETEYKAVNKKRYLITHGDFFDSITMTKKWLALLGDMGYDFILYLNHILNKIRKLFKIKKYWSLSKYVKDNVKSSVSFITDFEGILANHAQRQGFEGVICGHIHKAEAKMIENIEYLNCGDWVESCSCIVEHFDGKFEVLHWHER from the coding sequence ATGAAATATAAGTCAATATTTGTATCGGATATCCATTTAGGTACTCGCTTTTCTCAAGCGGATCAGTTCTTAGATTTTCTCAAAAACACAGAAAGTGAAAATCTTTTTTTAGTCGGTGACATTATTGACGGCTGGGCCATCAGAAGAAAATTCAAATGGCATCAAACCCATTCAGATGTCATACAAAAGATCTTGCGTAAGGCAAGAAAAGGGACTCAGGTGTTCTTTATCACAGGTAACCATGATGAATTTTTACGCCCGTTTTCTCCTATATTAATGGGTGAAAATCTCAAAATAATCACTGAAACAGAATACAAAGCTGTCAATAAAAAACGCTATCTCATAACACATGGAGATTTTTTTGACAGTATTACTATGACAAAAAAATGGCTCGCACTACTTGGAGACATGGGATACGATTTTATCCTTTATCTCAACCATATTTTGAACAAGATTCGTAAGCTTTTTAAAATAAAAAAATACTGGTCACTTTCAAAATATGTAAAAGATAATGTTAAAAGTTCTGTGAGTTTTATTACCGATTTTGAAGGAATTTTGGCAAACCATGCACAAAGACAGGGTTTTGAAGGTGTCATCTGCGGACATATACATAAAGCCGAAGCAAAGATGATTGAAAATATTGAATATTTAAACTGTGGTGACTGGGTAGAGTCTTGCAGTTGCATCGTTGAACATTTCGACGGAAAGTTTGAGGTATTACATTGGCACGAGAGATAA
- the leuA gene encoding 2-isopropylmalate synthase, translated as MKHIPSGKYQPYPKIDLPNRQWPDNTITKAPIWCSVDLRDGNQALINPMNMEKKLELFTLLLKLGFKEIEVGFPSASKVEFDFLRRLVDDNLIPDDVTVQVLVQAREHLIAKTFEALKGVKKATVHLYNSTSIAQRKIVFGKSQEEIIELALEGVDLVKKYEADHDGKIFLEYSPESFTGTELEFAAKISNAVTARWGISAERPVIINLPATVEMATPNIYADQIEWMSRHLDNREHVLISTHTHNDRGTSIAATELALLAGADRVEGTLLSNGERTGNVDIITLALNMTTQGVESGLDFSNVNEVVDVVERVTELPTHPRHPYVGDLVYTAFSGSHQDAINKGLAYQQAKEQPFWEVPYLPIDPADVGRNYESIIRINSQSGKGGVAYILEQTYGYQLPKAMHPEIGRAVQTLSDVEGRELSAEEIYNVFKAEYFEMDQHIKFKDFTSSTQNKVVTCTLTYEYNGKTIVSDGQGNGPIDACKNALMKEYKNQFTVKSYSEHSCGDQSSAKAVAYIEIKTPEVISRFGVGRNNDITIASIKALFCALNRTFNN; from the coding sequence ATGAAACATATTCCAAGTGGCAAATACCAGCCATATCCAAAAATAGACTTGCCAAATAGACAATGGCCTGACAATACTATTACAAAAGCTCCAATCTGGTGTAGTGTAGATTTACGTGACGGTAATCAAGCACTTATCAACCCGATGAACATGGAGAAAAAACTTGAACTTTTTACACTCTTACTCAAACTTGGATTTAAGGAGATCGAAGTAGGTTTTCCATCTGCATCGAAAGTTGAATTTGACTTCTTACGTAGGTTGGTTGACGACAACTTGATCCCTGATGACGTTACTGTCCAAGTTCTAGTACAAGCTAGAGAGCATCTTATCGCAAAAACTTTTGAAGCGTTAAAAGGTGTAAAAAAAGCGACTGTGCATCTTTACAACTCAACTTCAATCGCTCAAAGAAAGATCGTTTTCGGTAAATCTCAAGAAGAGATCATAGAGCTTGCTTTAGAGGGTGTTGACCTTGTAAAAAAATACGAAGCGGATCACGACGGGAAAATCTTCTTAGAATATTCACCTGAGAGTTTCACGGGAACTGAATTGGAATTTGCTGCAAAAATCTCAAATGCGGTAACTGCTCGTTGGGGGATAAGCGCTGAGCGTCCTGTAATCATCAATTTACCGGCAACGGTTGAAATGGCAACGCCAAATATCTATGCTGATCAAATTGAGTGGATGAGCAGACATTTAGATAACCGTGAACATGTTCTTATCTCTACTCATACGCATAATGACAGAGGTACTTCTATCGCTGCAACAGAGTTAGCACTTTTAGCAGGAGCTGACAGAGTTGAAGGGACACTTTTAAGTAACGGTGAGCGTACGGGTAATGTTGACATCATCACTTTGGCGCTTAACATGACTACTCAAGGTGTTGAGAGCGGTTTAGATTTCTCTAACGTAAACGAAGTTGTAGATGTGGTTGAGCGTGTAACTGAGTTACCGACGCACCCAAGACATCCTTACGTTGGTGATCTTGTATATACTGCATTCTCAGGTTCACACCAAGATGCGATCAACAAAGGGTTGGCATACCAACAGGCAAAAGAGCAACCGTTTTGGGAAGTTCCATACTTACCGATCGATCCTGCCGATGTTGGACGTAACTATGAGTCGATCATCCGTATCAACTCACAATCTGGGAAAGGTGGTGTAGCGTACATTTTAGAGCAAACTTACGGTTACCAGCTTCCAAAAGCTATGCATCCTGAGATCGGTCGTGCTGTACAGACTTTAAGTGATGTAGAGGGTCGTGAATTGTCAGCCGAAGAGATCTACAATGTATTTAAAGCTGAGTACTTTGAAATGGATCAACACATTAAGTTCAAAGACTTCACTTCATCTACTCAGAATAAAGTGGTAACTTGTACCCTTACATACGAGTACAATGGAAAAACTATCGTTTCAGATGGTCAAGGTAACGGACCGATCGATGCGTGTAAAAATGCATTGATGAAAGAGTATAAAAACCAGTTCACTGTAAAATCTTACTCTGAACACTCTTGCGGAGATCAAAGCTCGGCAAAAGCTGTTGCTTACATCGAGATCAAAACGCCTGAAGTTATCTCTCGCTTTGGTGTTGGACGTAATAACGACATCACTATCGCTTCTATCAAAGCGCTTTTCTGTGCGCTTAACAGAACGTTTAACAACTAA